The following nucleotide sequence is from Trifolium pratense cultivar HEN17-A07 linkage group LG2, ARS_RC_1.1, whole genome shotgun sequence.
CCCAAAAAACACACAATTACAAAAATGTCAATTCATCAAACCCACTTAACAGAAAAAGAACCCATTCTATCTCCAAACACAGATTGTTTCTGCATGTTCCCAATCAAATACCCACAAATCTGGAAAATGTACAAAAAAAGAACCGGCAGCCTCTTTGTCGACTATGTTTCTCGATTGAACTCAATTCACGCGATGAAGGTCTTCATTGTGATTTCACTTGCTTACTTTAttcttttttgagaaataaattgaGCAAAGAGCACGCGCGAAGGTCTTCATCAGCACTGTTTTTTCTGAGTAAGGGGACTTGTAGTGGAGAGGGATCAGATTGTTGAAAATGTGGTTGCTGCCATTCATTGTGTTGTCGAGATTATTCCGAAAAAAATGGGATAATGTGATCATCGTGATGTCTTTTCATAGCAAGTTATTGGATTCAGTTGTCTTGCCGGTTTATAGGTTGTTCTTGATGTGAGTCTGAAAATTGCGCGAGTTAGGGATGTTGAAGCTGCTCTGGAGAAGAAGAATGAGGAGATTCACGGTCGGAAAGCCACGAAGAAGCCGAAGATGAAGGGACGTGTTAATTTATAGTTTGGTATGCTTGCCTTATTCCAAATATTCAAAGTGTTTGCAATTGCTTAGTGTATTTTGGTTGCTTTTAGTAActattatttctttaatttatataccAAGTTGCATGTTAGAATGTTTTTTCTATCAGTTTTGTTGAAATTAATCTGGAATATGCTAACCAATCCATGTGCCTTATAGTACAAGTTATGTTGAGCAAGTATCAGTATGGTTTTGACTTATGTCCTCCTAATGTAAGAAAAAGAAGCAACACTTCTAATTCATGAAGGCTTGTATGTTTTGAATGATTTTGCGTGATGTGGCGGCTACATGGGGAGTTTCAGATCAGGAGTTGAAGCTATCTATAACTGACATTTCCAACTGTAATGGAGGCATTGCAGTTCATCCTGTGAAGGagtttttcttataaatttgGGATCATGTCCTATCCTTATGAAGGAGCTGTAGGGCACCCCCTTTAAGTTGGAGAGTCATACTACAATTTTTGTATCTCTTATCACTAAGGATTGTCTGCTTTTGCATCCCTATAGCTCTATTGTTATGAATATCTCTTAATTTCTTATCAAAGACTGAAGAGTTTAGATTTATCACATTTTTCAGGAGGACAATGCGGTGGTTAACTTCTAGAAGAAGCAACTCACTGAAAAGCTACTTGAAAATGTGAGCGCAATGTAACTAATTGTACTTGCACTAGCAGAATAATGGATTGCTTGGTAAGAAATTTGGATGCTAGTAAATGAAATTAACTCTTATTTTTTCCCTGGACAAAATTTCACATTCTCTTCATTAAGAGTTTTGGTGGAAGAAACTAATTAAAGCTATGTTCTTTAAGTTGCTAATTGATCCTGTTTCCGTTTCTTCAAATCGAGATTGATCAAAATTCACCAAAACTGTCATTAGTTTAAGTCATTAAGGCTCCATCTTGCTCTCAGTTACATATTCTGACTTCTCTGCTAGAAGTGGTTCTTCCAAATCTATCCTATTACTTATTTCATCATCCACCATGTTTGGTTGTGGTAGCTCTTGTTTCCTCCCATCAAAGTCTTTGGCTTTCCCCCATAACACAATATACAAACCAGTGATCACTCCAATAGCCCCTACCAAACTGAAATTCATGATGCATGTGAGTAGGCCATACACAATATATATCACAAATACTCCCCCGGTCTCGTATATAAACAAACATTCCTTTTTCATGTTCATTGAATagttgatgtatctggtccaaACATTACTTTCTCAGGTTCATtatggaccagatacatcaattattcagtGAACTTGACAAAggaacttttgcttatatatgagaccagagggagtatataaaatattaatcataCAACTATACTTGTACCAACAAAATTAGTTTTAAGATCATTTCTCGCGAAGGCATCttaattaacttttaaaattaagaatagTCTATTACCTTCCAATGTATAGCTCTTCTTGTAGGAATGTAGCAGATACCAAAGCTGTGATGACAGTTGCTAGAGGGTTGAACATTGCACAGTATAGAGGACCTCTTTCTGAGATGCACCAAGATTGAATAAAGCAACTAACAGCAATTCCAATTCCCTATATCACAAAATTTGCGATTTTAGTATTAGACGAAATTGCAACAAATGATACTAATTGAAATGTTTTTGAGAAGCCTGTGACAGACTTACTGCATATAAACTGCATGAAATTTGTAAAGGTGTATTTAAAATCCATGATTGAAGATTCTGCTCTTTGAGCAATGCAAATATAGCCGACTGTATTGTAGAGAAAAGACACATCCAAAAAGTCGACAATATATGATCCGGGCAGGATGAAGAAATTGGTACCTGTAATGAATTAAGTTTAATCAAATGTCCATTGATAAACAATAATTTTGTCACACTAAAATTATTCTGGTTTTGTAAATTTACCTGCATGATCATCCAACATGACCAAAAAACACTACTTGCTAAGAGCAATAGACAACCCAAAATCCAAGTATCATCTCCACTTGCAGTGAGATGTTTAGAATCAGGAAAGAACTCCATGTGTAACAGCTTATTTCCTTTGAGAAATGCCATTGTTAAAGCTCCACTGACACAACAAATTGTCCCTAATATCTTGGCCGCGTTTCTTAAACTTCGAAGATCAATTTTCTCATATCTAATCATTCAAAAACCAGAAATGTTATTACATATAAGTATAactaagtaaacaaaacaaatgtTAGTGTCACTAGAGAGGCATATTAACACTTAATTTGTGTAGAGAAATTACCCCAAAATTGCTGCAAATACAAAAGTTAATGCAGGTATCAAATTACTCATAGCAGTTGCTGCTGTAGAAGATGAATAGAATAAACCACTAAAATATGCATTCTGATTGAATGTAATTCTGCatataaacaataacaaaaactGAGTaagttttattattaatatttattttgttaaaaaaaatcaataaaaatctGTTTGTAATTTATAAACCAATTTCAAACTGattctaaacttttttttttcaccacaagTATCTGGTCCACTGGGCCGCCTAATTTGATTCTGcagtcagttctggcatcaagtggtttcagccctctcccgattgcagttgtgggggatcgaaccgtggtcctccctaccaagttcaacgtcaatcaccactgaaccaactaatgattggttCAAactaatttagaaaaattaactaGTTTTtctaaaagtgatttttatgaACTAAATTAAACCATTAATAGGGTTCAGTTTAGTGCAGTTTATGAACCATGAACACCCCTAATAGCATAGCAGAAGAATAAAAGGTGATTTAGCAAACTATACCCAATAAGAGCGGTCATAAACATCAAAGAGAAACTCTTTAATCCTAATGAAGCCTTCAAAGATT
It contains:
- the LOC123909799 gene encoding WAT1-related protein At4g28040; amino-acid sequence: MGCLDVYLPVMVMIGLQFHYALLAIFTRAALLDGLTPTVFVVYRQGIATLSLAPIIISSNKRRQSLKASLGLKSFSLMFMTALIGITFNQNAYFSGLFYSSSTAATAMSNLIPALTFVFAAILGYEKIDLRSLRNAAKILGTICCVSGALTMAFLKGNKLLHMEFFPDSKHLTASGDDTWILGCLLLLASSVFWSCWMIMQVPISSSCPDHILSTFWMCLFSTIQSAIFALLKEQNLQSWILNTPLQISCSLYAGIGIAVSCFIQSWCISERGPLYCAMFNPLATVITALVSATFLQEELYIGSLVGAIGVITGLYIVLWGKAKDFDGRKQELPQPNMVDDEISNRIDLEEPLLAEKSEYVTESKMEP